The Alphaproteobacteria bacterium US3C007 genomic interval CGCCCGGGGACGTGCGCGGAACCGCCTTTTTATCACATACAAAAAAGGCAGGCTCGGATGATCAATGGCTGTTTTTGCCTGCGTTAAAGCGGGTGAAACGCATTGCCTCATCGAACAAAGCTGGGCCTTTCATGGGCAGCGAATTTGCCTATGAGGATATTTCGAGCCAAGAAATCGAGAAATACACCTATAATTATCTGCGCGATGAAAAGGTAAATGGGCTCGATTGCTTTTTGGTGGAATATGATCCGGTTGACCGGAAAAGCGGCTATTCCCGCCAATTGGTATGGATCGATAAAAAAGAATACCGGCTGCAAAAGATCGAATTTTACGATCGGAAAAACAGCCTATTAAAAACACTCTCCTACGCAGATTATAATAAGTTTCTCGGAAAATATTGGCGGGCAGATACCCTGAGTATGGAAAATCATCAGACGGGCAAGAAAACCCAATTACAATTTTCGGACTGGGCCTTTCAAACCGGCATGACCGAAAAAGATTTTCAGAAAAACGCGCTTAAACGTATCAAATGAAGCCGCTTAGTTTATCTTGGCCCACAGCCATATTACTGACCTGTGGGCCCGCCGTCTCGGGTGAAGTCAACCTGACCATATCCCCCCAAGTCAGCTATTTCCCAAGCCATGCTGAAGGAACGATTGAATATGGTAAATCGGTTGAATTAAAGCTCGACGCGTATCATGATTTTGACGCCTATCGCGCAGAGCTTGAATTGATCGCGCGCGCAGATGCCGATGATAAGGGTCGTAGATTGGTTGAGGCGCGCCAAGCCTATCTGCGCCGGTCCTTTAGCAATTTTGATCTTTATATCGGGCAGCGCCAAACCTTTTGGGGCAAAGCAGAAAGCAGAAACGTTGTTGATGTTATCAACCAAAGCGACGCGGCTGCAAATCAGGGGAGCGAGGCAAAATTAGGCGCCCCATCGCTGTCGCTTGATGGCTATTTCGATTTCGGTGATCTGCAATTATGGTATATTTCGCGTTTTCGTGAGCGCACATTCAACGACGGCAACGGCCATCCAAGCAGTGGCTTAAATGTTACCACAAGCCTCTATGAACGCTCTGAAGGCAAAGAGGCAGATGATATTGCGGCGCGGTTTTCTACCTTTTCGGGCGATTGGGATTTTGCAGTTAGCGGTTTCCAAGGCACAGCCCGCGAGCCACTTATAACACCAACCCAAGACAGTAGCGCGCTGAACGCGACCTACATGTTGCAGGAAACAATCGGGTTTGAAGCGCAATTTACCGGCGATCCAACGCTTTTGAAATGGGAAAGCCTGCATGGAACACAATCGGGGGCAGGCTTCGACGCCGCGGTTGCCGGTTTGGAATATACGCTTTATGGCGCCTTCGGGCAGGTCTGGGATCTTGGACTTATCGCTGAGGGCCAATATGACACCCGTCCACAAGCAGCGGCCGAACGCTTTTACAGTGCAGGCTTACGCCTTGTTTTGAATGATGCCAAAGATACAAGCTTCTTGGCATTGATGTCACAGGACCAAAAGCAAGAGCAATCTTTGATTGCTTTTGAAGCATCGCGGCGGCTGAACGATTGGTCCAGTTTGGAACTGCGCAGCCAATTCTATGACGCCAAAAAAAGCGGTTTGGCTTTCTCGGGCATTGCCGATGATGATGTGATTTCCCTCACCATAAATATGTTTTTCTAAAACCGCAGGCTATGGGGCTGAACCACAGCGTTCTGAAATTTTGTTAACTTTGATCGCTGGCAGTCTTTTCGGAGAATGGAACTTTGGGCTAAGCTAAGGCGAACCCAGTAAGGAGGCAGCGCTATGCGCCATGCCAAAACCCTAGAAGCCCTGTCGCAGCTTTTGCCCGGCCGCCTTAGCACATCAAAGTCGGATCGCAACCTTCATGGCCGCTCAGAAAGTTATTTTGATCTCATGCCGCCGGACGCTGTGGCCTATGTGGAAACCACGCAAGAGGTTCAAAACCTGCTCAAGATTTGTTCGCAATTTGAATGCCCCGTGATTGGATGGGGCACCGGCACATCGCTCGAGGGGCATACCTCGGCTCCACGTGGTGGGATCAGCGTCGATTTTTCGCGGATGAACAAACTATTACAACTTAATGCTGAAGATATGGATGTTCTTGTGCAGCCCGGGCTCACCCGCGAAGCGCTGAATATCGAATTGCGGGCCAGCGGGCTGTTCTTCCCCGTTGACCCAGGGGCCAATGCCTCATTGGGCGGCATGGCCGCAACGCGCGCCAGCGGTACAACCACGGTGCGCTATGGTGGCATGCGGGAAAATGTAAAAGCATTAGAAGTTGTTCTTGCGGATGGCCAAGTGATACAGACGGGCAACCGGGCGCGTAAATCTTCTGCCGGCTACGATCTCACGTCGCTTTTGGTGGGATCCGAAGGCACGCTGGGGCTGATCACAAAGCTTACCTTGCAGCTGCATCCACAGCCAGA includes:
- a CDS encoding outer membrane lipoprotein-sorting protein, with translation MKFLPLILIAGLTGLSLPSTAAASPEKGLEIATELDKRDTGFKDSTSTMVMVLSDQHGQSTQRAIRNRTLEGSSEGDLSLVIFDSPGDVRGTAFLSHTKKAGSDDQWLFLPALKRVKRIASSNKAGPFMGSEFAYEDISSQEIEKYTYNYLRDEKVNGLDCFLVEYDPVDRKSGYSRQLVWIDKKEYRLQKIEFYDRKNSLLKTLSYADYNKFLGKYWRADTLSMENHQTGKKTQLQFSDWAFQTGMTEKDFQKNALKRIK